Proteins from one Hyperolius riggenbachi isolate aHypRig1 chromosome 4, aHypRig1.pri, whole genome shotgun sequence genomic window:
- the LOC137504591 gene encoding putative olfactory receptor 2B8 produces the protein MSWKNDTNVKEFILLGLSTIPYIAVGVWVFGFLSSVFQVMVTRIVDICGRNKINHFMCELPELLLLGCRNVAVIKSMIFVFGIIILIIPISFIIITFIKIIRAIFKISTSEGRKKAISTCVSHIIVVTLFYGTAMAAYMKPQSESSADEDKFIGIFYAIVTPLLNPLVYTLRNKEVKSALKFR, from the exons atgtCTTGGAAAAATGACACAAACGTTAAGGAATTTATCCTGCTGGGACTTTCCACCATCCCTTAC ATAGCAGTCGGAGTTTGGGTTTTCGGGTTTCTATCATCTGTTTTTCAGGTTATGGTTACACGGATTGTGGATATTTGTGGGCGTAATAAAATTAACCATTTTATGTGTGAATTACCAGAACTCCTATTGTTAGGATGCAGAAATGTGGCTGTTATCAAGTCTATGATTTTTGTGTTTGGCATCATAATTTTAATTATACCAATTAGTTTTATTATTATAACATTTATTAAAATTATAAGAGCCatttttaaaataagcacatcagAAGGGCGGAAAAAGGCCATTTCAACTTGTGTATCTCATATAATTGTTGTAACGTTATTCTATGGTACAGCTATGGCTGCCTATATGAAACCTCAATCCGAGTCATCGGCCGATGAAGACAAGTTTATTGGAATTTTTTACGCTATAGTCACACCATTGTTAAATCCTCTGGTCTATACGTTAAGGAATAAAGAAGTTAAGTCGGCTCTGAAATTTAGATGA